NNNNNNNNNNNNNNNNNNNNNNNNNNNNNNNNNNNNNNNNNNNNNNNNNNNNNNNNNNNNNNNNNNNNNNNNNNNNNNNNNNNNNNNNNNNNNNNNNNNNNNNNNNNNNNNNNNNNNNNNNNNNNNNNNNNNNNNNNNNNNNNNNNNNNNNNNNNNNNNNNNNNNNNNNNNNNNNNNNNNNNNNNNNNNNNNNNNNNNNNNNNNNNNNNNNNNNNNNNNNNNNNNNNNNNNNNNNNNNNNNNNNNNNNNNNNNNNNNNNNNNNNNNNNNNNNNNNNNNNNNNNNNNNNNNNNNNNNNNNNNNNNNNNNNNNNNNNNNNNNNNNNNNNNNNNNNNNNNNNNNNNNNNNNNNNNNNNNNNNNNNNNNNNNNNNNNNNNNNNNNNNNNNNNNNNNNNNNNNNNNNNNNNNNNNNNNNNNNNNNNNNNNNNNNNNNNNNNNNNNNNNNNNNNNNNNNNNNNNNNNNNNNNNNNNNNNNNNNNNNNNNNNNNNNNNNNNNNNNNNNNNNNNNNNNNNNNNNNNNNNNNNNNNNNNNNNNNNNNNNNNNNTGTTTTAATTCTTCGagatgaatatatatatatcaaaacatGTCAATGAGTATTCATTTGTTCACTTACTAATCTAAGATTGCTTTGTGTTAGCATCCTTTGTGCTCAAAGGttatagttaaaaacatttatagtgttcgaaatgtaaacaatttctTGTTTGTCACGTAAATGTTTATATTGAtctagaatttataatttattcacttagttattcatatttagatgtttaaaatatttttcaccaaaatttcactgtaaatgaaacttatttaagatttaaaatattatttgtaatgaaagtcttttttaactgttaaaaacattcattatcacatatacaaattaaattaatcacatatacaattttcattatcacatatacaaattttaaaaaaaattgtacttgaAATATTGAATAGTAAGTATATACTTGTGTACccacttgaaataaaaatatattcatatgaatgcgagaaaaaatattttactctattgacatatatttgtaaacaaaattactaCTGCTTTTACAAAAggaaagagatttttaaaaaaattaagatataatcTTTCGTAcacagtgcaaaaaaaaaatttatggatgcaattctatttcttaaattataatgtgaaatttattattgccATTATTCATAAAGACATTATTATCGTTATCATTTAAATGTTCTTTCCTTtcattctttaataatattttgtcaatATGTCTATTAAGAGATCTTCCATGGTGATTATCTAAGATTTGAATTGAATAAGTCACATCggttttgattttgattttttcgaAAGGAcccaaaaactttttgttacatttatccCTCGATTTTACATCTACTATAATCATTAGGCTTTAAGTATCTgagttttgatttttcattgttatttctgttttgtttatCTTGAGCATCTGAGAcattttcataagttttattatacattttatttaaatcagaggGAATTTCATCCAAGTAATGACCTTTATCTATTTGTTAAACTTGCTCATCGAGATTAAAAGTATCAAAGATTAAGGACGAATTTCTACCAAAATGTATCATATTAGGTTAAAACGTGTTGTGTAATGTTTAGCAGATTTTTTCGAAAGGACCCAAAAACTTGTTGTTACATTTATCCCTTGATTTTACATCTACTATACTCATTAGGCTTTAAGTATCTgagttttgatttttcattgttatttctgttttgtttatCTTGAGCATCTGAgatattttcataagttttattatacattttatttaaattagaggGAATTTCATCCAAGTAATGACCTTTATCTATTTGTTAAACTTGCTCATCGGGATTAAAAGTATCAATGATTAAAGGTGAATTTCTACCAAAATGTATCATATTCAGTGAAACACTTGTTTTGTAATGTTTAGCACCAGTATACAAATTTTCATGACTCctaactgcatttttaaaattaattccatcttttattaaagaatttatagttaattttatgcCAGTGTTAATTCTTTCGCTGACCGAATTAGCTGCCGAATGTGCATAAGTGGTGTCATTCATTTTGATTCACAATGATTTTGGAAAagtattcaaatattatatactaGAAAGaatgaaacttagtatatacctaaaTTGTCCCTAatcagtcaaaatgactggattgtgagagaataactaatgtgtaaagaattttttttaattaattttttgtatttttttatactatttacagttatataacaagttataaataaatattaacaataaaaaaattacatgttgcACTAAAAGtcgcaaaattctaagaaactgTATCATGatgtaaaacattgttttttaattgaaattaaaaagcagtcaaaattacTTCCTTGGGTAATCTAGTGTTAAATACCTAAATCCGTTAAGAACGTGTCAGGTCGGCAATAAGCACAAATATATGCCAAAAGATTATCAGTTACagcttcaataataatttttgttcatgtAAAAAGTTCTAAATGTTTACTTAAATGTTCAATAAGAAACCAAATAAATTGTTGATCAGAAAAAGGACCAACTATGTCTAATGAAACAAATTCATATGGCTTTTtgggaataaaattattttgtaaggcCTCTTTAGGTATTCTATGATATTTATTTCCCAGGCATTTGAGACaagatttaactaaattttctgCATCAGAATACATACTATACCAAAGAtatttacgttttaaaaattggtatgttttcttaatttcaaattgtgataaataaatcattgaaagaACTTAAGACATCAAGGATTTAGGAACAACAATAGCAAGAAAAACTCagttattttctatatttacctacattaataattttgcatcaGAATCAATAAAGAAGGAACAAAAAGGTTTTATCTATTCAATCAAATATAGTTGAAATGACAATTTTTCTTACTCCTGAAACTAAAAGACAACTTAAGAAATTCATTGATGTTTGtagatataattgaaatttaattccatGTTATGGTGAATAAATTCAACAGTTAATTGATTTAACCTCCCCTAAAGTTAAATTCAAATGGACtaaagaatatcaaaatgtttttcacttactacaaaacgtatttttcaataaacaattcatAAGATTCTTACAATGggataaagattttatttaaatacagatGTTTCAAATTTTGCCATTTCTGGCGTACGTTTAAAggaatttgaagataaattGTCTCCtgcatattattttgtaaaacactTAGAAAGGCAGATAGAAAATACCctacaattaaaattgaattaatggccatagaaaattttagtttttctacaatttcttcaaaagaaTTACTCGCAATTACTATATCGTCTTGGTACGcgaatatttcttctaatttgaGTTTCCTCAAATGTTGAATCCTTGAGAGCCTGAACAgtttcagaatttctttttaaaccgagaactaatcttttatttttaaatgtcccCCAAGGGGATGTAAATGCTAATTTACCTTGGTATGGTATTTTGAGTATTTTGCAGGGAGGTTTAGCTGATAAAAAGCGCTTGGAAGATCCATTCCAGAGAAGAACCGgtaattagataaatttaaaatgatattttgaatctTAGGAAGTGGGTGAGTCGATGCTATTGATTAATCGCAAGTCTAAAGCcaatctaaatttttgtttgggattatttgtattctttttcttaatccAAAGCATTGGGCAAAAACACTGCGTAACACTGCATTCAATTAATCCTGCTTCTACCATTTCATATAATTGCCTAAGTGTTTCTTATTGAAGGAGGCACAGGAAATGGCAAAGTGCAACTAGGATAAtcatgaataaaagaaatttccggTATTACTTTATTCGTATGTCCGAGTGtttttgaagattttgaaaagacttaccaattttcaaataataatttttttaattgcctttgttttaattcttcgaGATGACCTAGTTGGAAATCATCCTCCTGTActtctctttttcttaaatctataacatattttgaaggtacaattttaaaattcctgttttttaattttattttgctcatgGTTATTAGCACTATTAACAATAGaatcacttaaatttaattttgaatagttataATCTTATATAGTATCAATAGGATAAATGTGGCCCATAGCTTGtccttcattcaaaaataaactttcttcatatttatttttaagaaaaatattacacgtatagtatttattattcttgttttgaaatcagcgaaaatttttaactaactctaaattatgaattgaagaataaatttcaatatttttttagtttatagtttgttttaaaatgacattagtATTTGAAGGATTTTTAACTGCTAGTGGGCtgcaccccctgctcgctaacgcttgccaacccccgaaaattgctactcaatcttatatggtttgcttcgcaaaccaagcccGCTTCGCTCgatactaacttaggtacattgcaaatgcacaaaattctaagaattcaaaacaatcattcaaatccatataaaaacttttttttaaaaagaaaattacatctttttagtaaatactaagtcattaaaatgaatttgaattcaaataaatgacatgttaATAACAAATGACAATGACAAATAAATGAcatcgttaaacctattagaaatgtgctatagtataattcgtgatataaatcaaaaatcgtcaaataaatcgtgaaaaaaagcgctttcgacaaaatactaaaatagagatctatcgacaaagactactcacttctgcctagcttaatagtatgagattgccgcagctgatgctctctggttatttcagtttccgtttttaaaagcgctatatgttgagccacctcagctagatttggtatgtgacatttttagcggcaatcattggtcgattttcttgCGTTTCCATTctgggagttgtaatgaggctttttttgtcgccgtgtaagagaaatagtaacgtaaacaaaacaaagcaaacgttgcacCGGTGGAAAAGAAATGCAGCCAAattttgggagccacgtaagagaattatatatattagattatttttgcaaaattatgttcttaagtatttaacaaaattttatgatttaatatgaCCTGTCCATTTTGTTTAGTGTCCGAATGTTGCTTATCTATTTGAATCtctccataaatatttgagACAGTGTCTTCATCATAATCaatgtttacattattattacaatttttgccTTACCAATGGTCCCCTGTCACCTTTAATTGTTATAGAATTGCCCTTAGGAGATAATTGGATATTATGCATTCGCATGAAATCATATCCCAATATCCCTTCTAAAAGTGAATTatctaaatatgtaataaaaagtatgtgtttgtataattcattatttattgtgAAAGAGATTTGAATACAACTTAAAAATGAGACCTTAGAATtgatagtaataattaaaactgaaaatgaaataagtttatgcttattattatgtttcagttttttaaatgtttcattagaAATTATTGAAAGTGAAGAGCctgaatcaattaaaaaaagagcggaataatctttaaattttccattaatgAGAGGTAATTTAGGGGTTGTtgtgaaaattatcaaaataatttcagtaaatttatcAGTTTgagtaaaacatttattttgtatttttattttattgatagtatgggtaaaaacatttttagctcATGGTGTTGGTAGCTCAAATGCATTAGCATTATTTGagctaaaatttagtttaaattaggGTTAAAAGGGATGGCATTAggatttgaaaaagtttcaagtccatttattattattattattattattataagtaaattaGAATTAGTATTAATGTTGCATGCTACTAATGATACTAATGATCTCTATCACTTTAGTAATTTCTATTATTTGGATAATTTCTATTATGTGGCTGGATCACCAGCAAAAGGTtgtatataaaactttaaatttagtttattcttagaaatatttattaattgtgaaactaaaaaattataaatatgtaaacagATATAGACACTTCAAAATacctaattgaaaaataattattatttaaaaacaaaaatgtatcattGGTGTCCATCTTAGTATGGCAATTATCTACAATTCTCTTAAACGAATTAGTGCCATACCATTTCTCCACTTCTTTTTCTCACATTTAAGTAGATaacttgtttacttttttttaattacggttgattttaaatatagttttatagatatacaaaattaaaacgtaTGTGGTTTCAGATAAATTTAGGAATACTCATTTGGGGGAGTAGACTGCGCATGATACCACGTTCacattaatcatttattttatcgaatgtaacaaaaatgaataattaattaagaaagaatgtgcaatattgttttaatcatCAGAGCTATATATTTGCAAAAGTTAaggatgttatttttaaaatatttgaaaataaaatttagccctctataattgaatttaaaacaaggGCTAATGTTAAACCAAtcgaaaaattacattttgcacATGCCTCTCCCAAATAATCTGTTTGAAAACTTCAAACGAATTTTAGAATCGAGGCCTTAAAATTGGTTTCCTGCAgttgcagttaaaatttaaggacGGACGATAGAACAAAGATTTTTGGAGTTTGAAGAAACACACCCACACAAGCtcttcattttatcattataaatattagaacATAAGCAAAGCACTTTTTCACATTATGTCATAAGTAgttatagtaataaatttttaacgaatttcagttaattaaaagtttatttttatcaaatattttattatattacaaaagtttttacagttaaaaaacgcgatatttaaaaaaaattctgaggaatgtcatttcttaaaattcgcAACAGTGgcctaattcaatttttttttattttcaaataaaatttgttaaaattttagtaacaacaaacgattttctttttaatcgcCCTTAAACAGcgaacatttcagaaaaaaacacttgttttatttcagactcacataaatatttatgcaaaaaactcataaaaaggaaacgataattatatttcagttgtataacttgaaaaaacgtttttacTCAACAATGGCAgttaaacttaactttttattaataatccaTAAATAGCGTTATTGTTTTATCCTAACAAGAAATGTTACTACTTTATCTTAAACTAATAACAAACTAATAagcttcttgaaaaaaaaacttttagacttattatacataaatgatgagtgattaaatttcaaaactaattagtTTCTTTGCTACTCTCGTAAATTTTCTAAGGTATGTAGATTTtcttaagtagaaaaaaatggttGATTACTAATTGATGCGTTTTGCAGTTGAACATGGTTCTGAAAATAAATGCTTCATTCGTGTTGTTGACTTGTAAGGCGTAATTATTTAAGTTGTATATTCAACAACATagcaatttaaattgatttcacaagcaatattattttttaattctgaaaataagagaagtaaaaaaatttcatgagtgtttataattttcttaggAAATTTGAAGCAGTGTAATTCCTCTTAAATAGCTTTAAGCgctttttaaaacagtaattataagaaagtaaaaataattagtgctgtatttaattaaagtaaaaccaGGTTTTTCAACAGACTAGCTCacttataaagttatttttcagcgGAAAGAACAATTCTCGAAGAGAGTACTAAAGTTTCTCATAGTAccttagaaaaggaaaaaattaatatttaaggaaaaacttAAGAGCTAAGTTTGACATTAAAAACCCTAACTATTATTAAGtgatttaagcaaaataatgttaatttgattatCACAACTGGAATGTTgcaaaatgaatcaaaaatgaaactttaatgagctttgaatttatttttatcgtatatgcaacttatctttataaaatttatataattcatcctcaatattttgcaaattccCACTACCTCTAGCGGTACCCCATTACCTCTACCCTCCAagttcccattacaaatcaatacctttagCGGTTTAGGAACGGAGACTGATCATTCTCTAGTTCAGGTCAGAATTACGATTTGTGTGTGGATGAATGGCGTATGAACGAGTCCTCTCTGTAAAACAGGCTGTGACGTATGTGTGTAGCAAAATTGGAATTATTGATCATAAATAGCTCCCCTAGATAACACACCCCTCTACTTTAAATAGGCTTGCTGGTATTGACATAAGACAACATCTATATTTTGCAACTAGTAATGTATTTTACATAATTCTTTCACTACAGTTTACAACTACAGTAgtgttgaaaatgaaaacagttTTCAGATTTAGCTGATTTTCTCCAGAACTACTCAacagattaaaatgaaatttatgaacttaaatTGATATAGTACGAATTAAATAACCGTACAGCAGTTTATAATTCATAAGAATGATCGTCCTTCACTCATCGAAAGGGGAAGATATAAAACAGCAGTTGCAGAACAAAATTATGGAACATTATCGTTTCATGCGAGATATGTAGAAACTACTGAAGGAATTGTCCTCACTCGTTCATCAAAGCTTTTTCAATCCCTGGGTGACTGTCAAAAGGGGATTGCGATTTGTAATCGTTCTCATCTGAGTGTTCCAAGcgtgttcttaaaaaattcggTTCAAGAGATCTGGCACACAAGAAGCAACTTCCATCCGGCTAATGCTTTCCGTAAAATTGTCGATCAGATAATGTCTATATGGACGTGCGATTTCgtctatttaaaaagaataacacCGGAAAAGACATATAGGATTCCAAGACCTACTTCTCACATATTATAGCGTCTCCTTCAAAAGGCATAGAAGGGAGAGCAGCTATCCAACATGAAGACTGCTCTTCTGACATAATGGTGAATACGAGAAGGTGTATTTTCTTTTCACGATATTGCTGAAAGACGGGGGGAAAACGTATACACTGTGCTTGATTGTTGTCAGCAGTGGTCAAGGAAAGGTACTGAGGTACAAGAAAAGGTACAAGAGGATCGAGTCGTGGATGGCCACGTGGCTCTACTCAGACGGGAGACAACCGTGTACGGCGTGTGGCTGTGACATACTGTACTGCTTCTGTGCATCAGAAATTCAAGCTGCAGTTTCGACTGTAGTGTGAGTCAACGAACTGTTACAAATCGGCCACTTGAGTCACGATGGCTATGGgggtagagcgttcgccttccaatgcggcgaaccgggttcgaatcccagtcggtACGAaatccgcatctggcttgcaccgaccacagtgctgacatgaaatatcctaagtggtagacggatcatgggttagagtccctttgtcgtcaggctaactgtgggaggctctcgtggtcttcctctccatgtaacgcaaatgcgggtaagctccataaaaaagtccctcacgaaggcaaaatttctcccaatactcgatccaggagttaacttctcttctggattgggttcaaaatttcaaggcaacggagttgaacatcagtggccgtaaacccataaaattgggtcggctgttcaacgacggttatataaaaaaatcggTTACTTCAAGTGCAGCTCAGAGCGAGACTCCGTGTAGCTTGCATTTCACGACTCCAAACTACTGCCGTTTAAGACGTGAGTGGCGTCGAGTTAGAGCTCAATGGAGGACAGAGTGGAAGTCGATTTTGTTTTCTGATGAAAGTCGGTTCTGTCTCGGTGTCATTGATGACTAGATATTGCTTAGAAAGGGGCCAGGTGAGCTGGAAGTGTTGTGGCGATTCAGTTCGGGTTCATGTCTCGCGTTGTTCTCGCCATATCCATACCCTGCAATCTGCATgatgaatttgaaaatgtcaATTCATCAGAACACATGACTCTTTTCTAGTCATCTACTGTCCAATCCTTATGCTCCTTTGCAAACTGAAAGCGTCTGCTCTTACACAGGCTAACAGCACAAGCATTCAAACAGGTCGTCGGCTACCATACCCAATACTGTGTAATGTGTGGTGAAAAGGTCGGTCAGAGACGTTCGCAGTTGCACCTTCATTGGAATTCCTCACTATTAGACTTACTGTTGCTCTTCTGTTGGGCTTGACAACTCTGGAAAGTCTCCTTTCAGCTCGAGCATTCAGTTGCCTGTGACGACCACAACCTTGACGTTGAGACCCGGTTTTCTGCTTGGTAGTCCACTCTCTGTACACATTAATAACTGCTGCTCTCGAACATTTTTTAAGAGCAGCGATTTCGATGATACTGGTTCCGAAGCTTCGAACGTCTACAATCATCCCGCATTCAAACTCACGTTTAGTCGCGTTTTTTCCCATGTAACCGTACATAACACAGTGCATTTGATGGTTCATTTGCCTTGCATTCCGTTTTTTGCAGCTATCATGCCCTCTAGCTGCAACACTGTGACGCATGTGACACAAAAGCTCATTACCACTGTTTCATACCTTTCCACTCCGATAAGTGAAGCACGATAATTCTAATGTATTAAAATCTTCTGTATGGTTATTTTATTCGTTCTATGTCAATTTAAGTTCGtaccaaatttcattatattcttTTGAGTTGTTCCGGAGAAAATCAACCAAATCTAAAAACGGTCTTCATTTTCAGCACCACTGTTGCTGtaaatttttgtggaaaaaatatgtcaaatttaATACTAGTTGCAAATATAGTTGTTGTCTTATGCCAATTCCAGTAAGCatatttaaggcagaggggtgcgtCTTATTCTTTtcccagtggcgccatctatagccaagaattcTACTTTTGCCACACACATACGTCAAAGTCCGTTTCACATAGCGGGCTCGTTCACAcgccattcattcatccatcatagtaattttgacctaaattagaGAATCATCAATCTCCGAGTCAGTACCACCAGAGATATCGATTTGTAATGGGAGCTTGGAGTAACTTTGTtaccccgacagatttagcgcACACCTGTCACCATTTTGAATAAAGGTGGCGAGATATGAAATCACGTCCTCTGAAACATAGGCCAAACGCTCTACCAGTCAGACTATCGTGGCTCGTAAAATGTAgggaaagaattatttaaaatattaatatttacaaaatattgaggaagaattaaataaattttataaagataagttgcatatacgataaaaaataaattcaaagctctttaaagttccatttttgattcatttttcgACATTCCAGATTTGataatcaaattaacattatcTTGTCCAAGTCACTATATAgtagttttaattcaaaacttagctcttaagttttttcttaaatatttatttttcttccttatctAAGGTACCATGAGAAACTTCAGTACTCTCTTCGAGAATTTCGTCCTTccgctgaaaaataattttataagtgaGCTAGTCTGTAGAAAaaacctgttttattttaattgaatacaacactaattatttttactttaattgctGTTTTAAAAAAGCGCTTGAAGCTATTGATAAGAGATAATACTATttcaaatttcacaaaaaattataagcactcttcaaattttttttaacttctctcattttcagaattaaaaaataataatgctagtaaaaacaatttaaattgctATGCTGATCAATATACAGCTAAAATAATTAGGTTTTACTAGTAAACAACACGaattagacatttatttttagaacccTGTTCAACTGTAAAACGCATCAATTAGTaatcaaccattttttttctacttaaggAAACCAACAGAACTAAGAAAATTTACGAGAGTagcaaaaaaaactaattagttttgaaatttaattactcgTCATTTATGTATAAtcataattgattaaaataaagactcaattttttttttcaagaagctTATTAGTTTGTTAAGTGTCTTTAAGTTTAAGAtaaagtagttaaattttttcgttAGGATAAAATAATAACGCTATTTATGgattattgataaaaagttaagttttactGCGATAGTTGAgtaaaaacgttttttcaaGTTATGCgacttaaatataattatcgtttcctttttatgagtttttttcataaatatttatgtaagtcaaaaactatatatacttttttca
This window of the Parasteatoda tepidariorum isolate YZ-2023 chromosome 4, CAS_Ptep_4.0, whole genome shotgun sequence genome carries:
- the LOC122268965 gene encoding uncharacterized protein; this translates as MRHSVAARGHDSCKKRNARQMNHQMHCVMYGYMGKNATKREFECGMIVDVRSFGTSIIEIAALKKCSRAAVINVYREWTTKQKTGSQRQGCGRHRQLNARAERRLSRVVKPNRRATVSLIVRNSNEGATANVSDRPFHHTLHSIGYGSRRPV